The genome window tccttcccttcaaattccttTTCATTTCTATCTTTCCATAACTGCCAGAGTATGTTGGCAGTCAGAGCAATATACTGTCTTCCTTCTTTCCTACTTGTGGCTTGAACTAATGCTGCCCACCACTTCTTGAAGCAACCTGTCTGATTCTGGATGCCATCCCATTGTACTGGTGCAAGCTTTCATACCTTCTGAGCCTGCCGACAGTGGAATAGAATGTGTTCCACAGTTTTCATATTATCTCCATACCTTGAGCAGAGAGGTGATCCTTGTTTTGTTCTTCTGAATATTGTTTCCCAGGCTGTTAAGGTGTTAGTAATGCACCTCCATATGAATAGCTTAATCTTATGCTTGATGTTCAGTCCTTAGAGAGTTTTCCAAATTTGTGTATTGGAGTCATCATAACTCGATCCAGATTCTCCTTTTGCTTCTTTTCCCTTACTCCTCTCTTCCTTTAGCAGAACCTGGTAACAGGATTGAACTGAGTACTCCCCATGTTTGCTATGTGCCCAGAAGTGCATGTCCCCAGACCTTGACAGACTAATAGGTATATTCATAATGTTTTTAGTATCCTCCCTGTTGAACCTCCTGTAAATCTCATTCCTATTAcatttgaagtttgaaatcAGATCTTCCACATTTTGCTCCTCCCCACTGTCTGGCATCCTTGTAGTTGGTCTTCCATTTAGATTGTTTGGAATTCACTGATCTTTCCAAATTCTTATACTCTTCCCTGATCTAACTCTTTTCAGAATGCCCCCTTGACTACCTCTCTGGCTAACATAATACTTTGCCAGAACCAAGATGAGTTTTTGGGAATCTCACAATTTAGAATGGAATCCTTGGGATAGTACTTGGACTTTAATATTCTGCTAACCAGCAGGTTTGGGTATTTGATCATCCTCCAAATCTGCTTTCCCAATAATGCTTTATTGAAGCATAATAAGTTCCCAAATCCCAGTCCTCCTTCTAATTTTGCCTTCATCATTTTGTCCCACGAACACTAATGTATCTTGTTATTCCCTTCTGATTCACTCCACCAGTATTTGGCCATTATGCCTGAGATTTCCTTGCATAGTGTAACAGGTAACTTGAAGCAAGACATAACATAGTTTGGCATGGCCATAGTCACAGCTTTTAACATCATTTCCTTCCCTGCTGCACTTAGGAACTTGTTCTTTCAACTGTTAAGTCTGGCCTTAATGCTATCTTTTATATAGGCAAATATTTGTTCTTTTTGTCCTTTTGATCACTATTGGGAGGCCCAGATATTTGCCATGGTTCACTGTCCTTACACCAGCTAATGGCTCGCAAGTTTCCTCATTGTCTCTTCCTTTGGTGTTCTTGCTAAAACAGATAGAGGATTTGTTCAAGTTAATCACTTGGCCAGACCCTCTTTCATACTGATCCAAAATTTCTCTTAGTTTCCTTGCTTCTGTCCTCACAGCTTTACAGAAAATCAATGTGTTATCAGCAAAGAATAAGTGAGTTATAGCAAGTCCTTGTTTGATGATCCTTAGTCCACTTAGGAATCCCTGTCTTGCTGCATTCCTTAGCAGAATAGAGAGGCCTTCATAACATAATAAGAACAGGTAAGTGATAAAGGGTCACATTGCCTGATGCCTCTAGAAGGAATCACATATTCCTTGGTCTCTCCATTAACATTGAAGGAATAAGAGACAAAACTAATGCACTCCATTATCCAAGCTACCCACACCTGATTAAACCCCATTCTTTCCATCACAGCTTTCAAATAACCCCATTCAACTCTATCATAGGCTTTTGACATGTCCAGTTTGATTGCAGTATAGCCATCCTTACCTTGTCTTGTTTTTAAGAAAATGAAGGCATTCATGGGAAATGATTATGTTATCCAAATCTGTCTATTTGGAACGAAGGCTGATTGATTTTTGCTAATGCAGTGTTCTAGAACAAGCTTCAATCTATTTGCTAGGATTTTGGAGATTACTTTATAGAGTACATTACAGAGGCTGATTGGCCTATATTGTTTCAAGTCAGTGGGCAGATCCACCTTAGGAATAAGAGAGATAATGGTATGGTTCAGAGATTTGAGGATATGTCTTGACTGAAAGAAAGATTTGACTGCTTCCACCACATCTTCCTTAATAGTAGGCCAGAATTTTTAGAAGAAGAGGGATGTCATCCCATCAAGCCCTGGTGCCGTATTGGGATTCATGGCAAAAACTACTATCTTAATCTCATTTTCCTCCACAGGCCTAGTAAGATTAACATTAATCTGGtcagtaattgtttcttgaatacCATCCAGTAACTCCTCTAGACCATTTGTTCTAGTAGACTGAAAGATTTGCTTATAATATCTAGCTATCTCTTCAGCAATCTCCTTGTCATCAGTTGTCCAAGATCCATCCTCCATCTGCAGATTCCttatcttgttttttttttcttctcccctTTACCATTGCATGAAAATATTTGGTATTCTTATCTCATTCTTGTAACCAGTTAATCCTAGCTTTCTGACTCCAATATTGTTCCTTCTCTCTGTAAGCTCCCAACAACTGGTTTTTCAGAACTGCAATTCTTTCTTTCCTACCTTCAATATCAGAACTTTTCTCCTCTATCAGCTGCTGTTTCAGGGTTGAGATCCTCTTCCTAGAGTCTTCAATAAAACCATTTCTCCACTTCAGCAAGGCAACTTTATATCTCTTAATCTTATGTGTTATCCTAAACATTTTAGATCCCCTTATATCCTCCTTCCAAGCCTTTTTTATCACTTCTCCAATTCATTCTCCCTGAATCCATCTTTTGTCAAAGTAgaatttccttctctttttcctttcatttgggATTGTGTCTAGTATCAACATGCTGTGCTCAGTGGCCAAGCTTTCTAGGTGAGTACACTTAGGGTGTTCAAAAAGGTTACTCCATCCTCCACTGCTAAGCCCCCTATCAAACCTTTGTCTTATTTCCCCATCTTGCCACTGATTACACCAGGTCTAGGGGTTATCTTCAAACTCAATATCAACCAGTTGGTTCTCCTGAATGAAGTGTCTGAAATCATAGAAACTCCACTCCTCCCTAGCTCTGCCACCCCACTTCTCCTCACTTGAGTATAAGTCATTAAAATTCCTcataattaacaaattttcccACCACAGGGCTTTCTTTCTACTGATAACTTTCCATTGCCCTTTCCTCATCTGTTTATCATAACTGGCATAAATTCCTATCAGCCACCATTCCTATTTCACTTCTTCATCCTCTAAAAGTTCTTCAATGGTAAAGGCTGTGTTTGATATCTTTAACTTTTGTTTTCTCATTCCACATCAAACTCATCCCTCCAGATTTGTTCATAGCCTTTACCACATAACTATTATCAAAGTTCAGAATCCTTTTCACCTTCTCCAAGTACTTAGCCTTATCCTTAATATCACTCAGAAAGATCATGTTCAGGGAGAGGAGGTTGTTAACCTCCTTCAAGTGGGAaattgtcaaggggctccctgCACCTTGGTAATTCCACACCATAGCTCTCATTGGTCTTTTAAGAACCAGTGCCGGCTGATTCCTCTCCCTTCAAACAATTCATAATCCTTCCCCTCATTCTGATCTCCTCTAGGCCTTTTGTCCGTATGTTCCTGCTCCACAGCCTCATCCATATCTTCATCTCTCAGTTGAAACTTTCTCTTTGTACCATTGATCTCTGTAAGAGGAATTCTTAGCTCTCTAGGACCTGAATGCACTCTCCTAAACCTCTTCCCTTCTTTCCTGAATCCTCCTTTGTTCTTTTTGTTGGTGGTTTCATCAGTTTCCATACTCACTAGTTCGCCCCCAATGTTAAGTCTTCCTTATACTCCTTCTTCACCTCATTCTAACCTCCCATTCACTTGTGTCCTCTCCCTTCCTAGGACTCATTGTTCCTCCATGACTACCTCAGTGCCTACAGACTCAAGTACAACAATAATTCTAGCTTCCTCAGATATAACTTCTTCCATTCCTGTGCTAGTGTTCCTATCATCTTGCTCCCCTTTCTCCTTCTCTATCTCTTTCTCAGTACTCTACCTTGGTATTGTCCTCCCTATTTTTCCCTTAACTTCAGCAGGTAAGCCATCCTTCTCCATTATTTGTTTCTGTAGCTCTTTTACCAGAACTCCATCTGATCTACTTACATTCCTGTCTTGAGACAAGTCTACTCTTTTGTCCTGTTTCTCTAACTCCTCTATCCTGATCATTTCTCCATTTCTCACCTTCCAAACCTGTTTATGTGATGTCTAAATCTTTTGACTATACTCTTTTTGAGGGGAGCTTCTTCCCCCAAACACCCTCATCCACGAGCTATATTGATTCTGATATTGCCCCTTTTTCACCAACACAGGAGACTTGCAATTCTTTTCACTATGCCCAATGACACTACAACTATAGCAGAAATCAGGACACTTCTCATACTTAAAGGATAACCATTTATTCATTCCATTAATCTGAACCGTGGTTCCTCTCAATAAATGCTGCTTAATATCAACCAGTGCTAATAGTTTCATATGTTTCTCTTCCTTACCTCCCGTTCGAGGAATTAACACATCCTTAACCTCATTAAAAACAGATCCCACTTTCTTCCCAACTGCCTTATATAGGCAGCGAATGGAAAGATTCCACACTTGCACCCAAACAGGGGCTAAACTGAAAGCATCTTCATTCTCTTCAATCCCCACCTTCCACTTCCTAAGCACTAATATCTGATTATCAATAATCCACGGACTCCCGTCAATAATCCGTTCCTTATCCTTAGAATTTGGGATAGTAAACTGGAAAACATTAGGTTCTAATTCTGCTACTTTAAGATCCTTAGGATAGCTCCAAACCAcaataacaaaatttttaactcCTATGAAGTTAACTATTCTCTCCCCTCTTATTTTTCCTATGATGCTACCTTGACATTCTGTTATCCCCTTATCTAGGTCCCCTAGATCCAGGAGTGTACTTCCCGCTTCCTTCTctgaaaaaacaaatttttgtaaCACCTCTGCCAGCTCCTCCTCTATCGAACCATAAGAGGAAGACTGAAGGTATTCTAAACACTTACCACTAGAGACACGTTACTCTCCTAGTACTATGGAGATAAAAGATAGGTAGCAAAATTCAAGTTAACACACCAAACTGACACTTCAAACACAGAAAAGACAAGAAAGCAACTAAACAAGAGCAAAAGGCAGTCAGGCTACCTGAATCGGACTTCTTTCCTTTTATAGAGTTGTTGGAGTTTCCGACCAACTGCTTAGGAATTGCGCCTGCAGAtgtacttttctctttttccttttcttttctgtttttttctcACCAATCGACCAGCTCCACTTCCATGACTTCCTTGAATGCTGCTTCTTAATGGTGTCTTATCCAAATGTGTGTTGAATGCTTGCCTTTAAGAGCCAGACTTGCACACAATGTTAGGATCTAGAAGTTAGCTCAGACTCAAACTTTTGAATTCTGTTCATTAGTTGTTTGGAATTTTCAAAAGCTTGAAGTTTCCACCAAGGAGAAAGAAGCtctcttgtcaagagagagaaaaagccTCTACACGTGAGAGGAAAAACCCTGTTGGACCACTAAGTCACGAGGGTAATAGCATACGTTACTTTTTCATGCATGATAATTTAGATGGTATGGTCCCAAAGAATTTTACTCATTTAGCAGTTCTAAATGATGATGAGAGGAGAAGAGCATGAATAATGTCTATGCAGGATATGTCAACTACTAAAACATATGCATGATGGTTTCCTCTATTATCTCCTTAATCTTCtgaacaatttttcttttccttctgaaCAATATTAATCAAATAAGTGTATATCTTCTCATTTCTCCCTTTTTTCTACTGTATTCCTAGTTTGATATACAAAAATCGCCTAAAATGGAGAGAACTTTTCGATTGATCCATTGCCATGTTTGATATGAACCTTTTGAGTTGGAAAAAaacctttttcctgaaaagctcattttaaccttttttttaaaaaaaaaaaatccattccTCGCAAAATTCTAAGGAAGGTTCTTTTCATCTTTATGTTCGAATGTCTACAATTACTGGGGTCAAGTTTATCCTTACATCTCTATGTTCTATTACCAATTAGTAGGTTGTTTGTTAGTTTAATCAATAATTTAccataattttttaacaaaccATTCTAGTTGGTtctaaaaatttttcctttgttaATTTTATAATATTGTTCTTTTAGACTTTTGTTCAAATGTATATGGATTTGTTTTGGCCCTTGACATAAAcagtgaaaaaaataataaagagagAAAATGAATGTTTAACTTCatgtgatttaatttttttgtaagttagtaattatattgttatttaaaataaaaaaaaagttaaaatgaaTATCATatttgaaagataataaaatgttgtaatgaaattattttaataAGTACATAATTCATTCACAATGcacaaaaaaaagaatcaaggtTCCTCATATAAGATAACAAATAGCATAGCATGAATAAACAAAATATGTAATGCTCAATAATAGATTTCAAGGTAATTAAATCAATTTTATACATAATTTATTCCATTTCGACATCTAAAAATTGATTGTACCAAATACTGAAAATGGGATGGACATCCCATTCTCATATGCGTACCACCGTACCAGACATTGGAACGGAAATGTTTTTTAATATCATTCTGACTCGAAAAACATTTTTTGGTGAAAAGGCCTTTACATTCTGAGCATTCCAATATACCAAACCAAggttttttctttcccttccaGACTGCCAACTAGGCCGAAGCCCAATTTCCCAACAGAGGTTTAACTTTAGTCTTTGGTCCGGGATACAGCACTTGGATTAGAACTCCAATTATACTCCATATGAAGCACAcccacaaaacaaaaaaaaaaaagaaaaaaaattcttgttcTATCCAAttccaatcctccctttgaacCCTTCTAGTTGACAAGCAACCTGACCAATATACCTCTTCATCCTCAAACATCTTAGGCCCTCATGCATTGCAGTCGCAGCAGTTGGATCACAAGATGAAAGAATGATTCCTGCAGTTGAAATGCTCTCATCTTCACGGGCCAACTTCTTGAAATCATTGAATACAAAGGTACCCTCAACCTCCTGAGGGATCTGCTTCAATTTCTTTGCACTTTAATGTGACATTGATGACTCCATATCCAAACTCCAGTACTAACTCACCTACTAAAAGAGCAAACCACACACAGAGAATGTGAATCTAcacaaaaagagagaagagaagagaaaaaaaaaaagggccagATCATTGGCAATTGGACTTGCAATTGTCATTTTGTCTTTATCCACTTTCTTTCATAACTACTGAATTGACAAATTATTGCCTTTGTCGCAGAAAAAGGGAGCAAATTTAGCCAGACAAGTGGGTGGCATTGGCAATCATGGCTCGTTTGATTCACAATTTTTCTACCATTTTGTAGGGATGGCAGCCAGTTTCCAGGTCATTAATGAGGATTACAATAAACTTAGttaaaagtcaagaaagcaATCCTCTCATCACATGCTGAGTTATATTATATAGCTTCTCATACATCAATAATGCCCAGCAACAATCATAAGCATAAAGATTGACTGATTGAATCAGAATTTATTGCTATAAATGACAAAAGTTTAATCCTTCTTAACCCAAACCCAAAGAATGTGTTTAGATCAATTACAGCAGTAATCtggtaaatatatataatagcAATTGCAGAGTCTTACCAAAATCGATGATTCTATCCAAGGATCTAACCCATATTCTCAAGTTAAAGTTGCACAGATGATGATCAGCATACATGTATGATTGTATGGTTAGTTATCAGCATTCCTGGCGCACATTCGAGGCTACAGCTCTAGCCCAAAATCTGATCTGTGCTTTCATATCTTCTGCCGACTTCTTGCCCATTGGAGATGCAGGGTTCTCAGGCTGCCATGCCTGATCAGCTGTATAGGACTTCCTCAACTTACCTTCATTTAGACAAAACTGTTGctgcttcttttcttgcagactTGGACCTAAATCTTTGTCGTCAAATTTGATACTCAAGTCCTTGAGACCTTGAAGTTCTACAATAAGGTCACTCGAGCTTCTTGATAACTTGGCCTGATTAAGGGGGTGTTGCCTTCTGATCATCACCCCTTCGGGGATCTCTGTTTTACAGCTTTCCGAATCTGGTTTTCTTCGCGGCCGCAGCCTAGGTGTGCTTGAACTTTGTGTTAGACCCTGGAAGGCAATTATAGTCGTTAGACGGAATTATAGTCGTTCAGAGAAGGGGTTTGATTCTGAACTATGCAGCAGCAAAATTCAATAAACTCAATCATGATAGCGATTTAATATTTCCTATGAAATGATGAACTGCTCATGCATGGACCCTTCTAGAGGTTGAACAAGATTTGCCATGTAGATCAAGGTATAAATTGATGATTAAAAAAAGCAAGATTTCTACCTTCGGAATCGGAACCCGGCGCGGGGGCAACAGGTCTGATTGATTCAAAGATGCTTGCCTAATCAACTTGCTCATCGAAAAATCACTTTCTTCATCTTGAGTTTCTTCTCTTCCTAGAGAAGTTGGAAGAGAAGGTGCACGAAACAGATTGTTACTAGATTTTTCTAGTCTTGATTTGCTTCCCCTGCGCACAGGATAGGTACCTCCTCCTGCATGATAAGTCGATCCTTCTGGCAAGGACGGCGCTCTCATCAACCCGGAAGGAGTTAACTCATCCCCTTGTGGTAGTTTGTTTAACGATGAGAAGGTTTCTTCATATGATTTTCCAACCAAAATCTCTTCATCAGCTAAGCCAGAGGAAGGACAGGGATCAGAATACCATCTACACATCCTGGTTGTTTTTCTGTCAAGCAAGTTCCCAAAAAACCAAGACTTGTCAAGGAGATCTCCAGGCTCCTCCTCCGCCATTTCTTGATGCTTACAAGTTGAGGAGTCGCAAGAAGAATCATCAATCACCTCCATACCTGCAGAAACAGAAGTTCTTGCAGCAAGCCCACATGGGATTTCTTGATCTTTCATCCGACTTCTGTAGAAAAAGCTGCTGTCTGGGCTGACTGGGAAGGCCATGTGGGATTGGGCATATTATGCTATACTATACCATATTAGATTGTTACGCAATCAATATAATATGGACACAAGTCTACGAAGTCTTGGACTAATATAAAACTTATATGGGAGacaatataatataattatatt of Coffea arabica cultivar ET-39 chromosome 5c, Coffea Arabica ET-39 HiFi, whole genome shotgun sequence contains these proteins:
- the LOC113690457 gene encoding uncharacterized protein produces the protein MAFPVSPDSSFFYRSRMKDQEIPCGLAARTSVSAGMEVIDDSSCDSSTCKHQEMAEEEPGDLLDKSWFFGNLLDRKTTRMCRWYSDPCPSSGLADEEILVGKSYEETFSSLNKLPQGDELTPSGLMRAPSLPEGSTYHAGGGTYPVRRGSKSRLEKSSNNLFRAPSLPTSLGREETQDEESDFSMSKLIRQASLNQSDLLPPRRVPIPKGLTQSSSTPRLRPRRKPDSESCKTEIPEGVMIRRQHPLNQAKLSRSSSDLIVELQGLKDLSIKFDDKDLGPSLQEKKQQQFCLNEGKLRKSYTADQAWQPENPASPMGKKSAEDMKAQIRFWARAVASNVRQEC